One part of the Lotus japonicus ecotype B-129 chromosome 2, LjGifu_v1.2 genome encodes these proteins:
- the LOC130741012 gene encoding expansin-like B1 — protein MELLNFKHQLGLICVMLLLPVLCTSQDTFTCSRATYYGSPDCYGNPRGACGFGEYGKIVNDGNVAGVSWLWKNGSGCGACYQVRCKIPQFCDDYGAYVVVTDFGVGDRTDFVMSPRGYSRLGKNADASAELFKYGVVDVEYKRVPCRYNGYNILLKVHERSNNPHYLAILIIYIGGTNDITAVDLWQEDCKDWRPMRRAFGAVFDAENPPRGDIKLRFQVRGSAGLNWVESKNVISSDWNAGAVYDSEIQLD, from the exons ATGGAATTACTTAATTTTAAGCACCAGCTTGGCCTTATTTGTGTCATGCTGCTCTTACCTGTCCTGTGCACCTCTCAGGACACATTTACATGCTCCAGAGCAACCTATTATGGTAGCCCAGATTGCTATGGAAATCCAA GGGGAGCTTGTGGTTTTGGCGAATACGGAAAGATAGTAAATGACGGCAATGTCGCAGGTGTATCCTGGCTATGGAAGAATGGTTCTGGCTGTGGTGCTTGCTACCAG GTTAGGTGCAAAATACCACAATTCTGTGATGATTATGGAGCATACGTAGTGGTGACAGATTTTGGTGTTGGAGACAGAACAGACTTTGTGATGAGTCCACGTGGCTATTCAAGACTGGGAAAAAATGCAGATGCATCTGCAGAGCTTTTCAAATATGGTGTTGTGGATGTGGAATACAAGAGGGTCCCCTGCAGATACAATGGCTATAACATCTTGTTGAAGGTCCATGAACGCAGCAACAACCCTCACTACTTAGCTATTCTCATTATTTACATTGGTGGAACAAACGACATAACTGCTGTCGATTTGTGGCAG GAAGACTGCAAAGATTGGAGACCAATGCGCAGGGCTTTTGGGGCGGTGTTTGATGCTGAGAATCCTCCAAGAGGTGACATCAAATTGAGGTTCCAAGTGAGAGGGAGTGCAGGGTTGAATTGGGTAGAGTCCAAGAATGTTATTTCTAGTGATTGGAATGCAGGGGCTGTTTATGACTCAGAGATTCAACTTGATTAA
- the LOC130741013 gene encoding histone-lysine N-methyltransferase, H3 lysine-9 specific SUVH6-like has translation MENGDCTFLARPRYKQRKVSAIRDFPEECGPFVSKNAPVSKVDIADSDYANNTVLEDKNDEHVEGGTDRVSKCDKDTQHSELKNDTFLTENLDQAIDCGLMKENSVVSSLQVDEPNLSNYEPANATVVGMDTFDTELERTEKSVKHDSAAGEAPMINGEVPMIDCSKSLSSDINVAYSGACMGEAGTKRYLPRKKVSAVREFPPFCGPHAPRLSMDYCLKGISSLNNNRADQQVLAVDDSLLKKAATTDVKENNTADEYHKRKLVDIVQVDYEGNANLPSENKRGKYIALPEESNRQISMKTKAADKEESRDAVMVEGTSRLEIIVHPEVQSLETMPLDKSTSQCKLNGNRLAVSSDRKVVLGLIATSQCPWSFDRSSTKSNLFGGTNEDKGAKADSFARPDKSKTVVKALKKKKGSSPTNDRCQLVISEKKDSFDPNEIDEDWQIVPKSHSLNVNVFPFGHNSLVGHENDSNVTRQKVRETLRLFQAVSRKLLHEVEAKSNERANTPKRVDLQAAKILKDKGKYVNTGDKILGSVPGVEVGDEFKFRVELNIVGLHRQIQGGIDYVKHNGKILATAIVASGGYADDLDNSDVLTYTGQGGNVMSTDKEPEDQKLERGNLALKNSIEEKNPVRVIRGYESSEGRTYVYDGLYRVDSSWQEMGPHGKLVYRFRLLRISGQPELALKEVKKSKKFKTREGLCVDDISYGKERIPVCAVNTIDDEKPPPFTYITSMMYPDGCNLAPPEGCYCTNGCSDSEKCPCVVKNGGEIPFNHDEAIVEAKPLVYECGPCCKCPSTCHNRVSQLGIKFQLEIFKTPTRGWGVRSLNSIPSGSFICEYIGEVLEDKEAEQRTGNDEYLFDIGNNYNNNTLWDGLSTLMPDSQISSAELVKDGGFTIDALEFANVGRFINHSCSPNLYAQNVLYDHHDKRIPHIMFFAAENIPPLQELAYDYNYKIDQVYDSDGNIKKKDCFCGSSECSGRMY, from the coding sequence ATGGAAAATGGGGACTGCACTTTCCTGGCTCGACCCAGGTATAAGCAGCGTAAAGTTTCTGCCATTCGGGATTTCCCAGAAGAATGTGGACCATTTGTTTCAAAAAACGCTCCAGTTTCAAAGGTGGATATTGCTGATTCTGATTATGCTAATAATACAGTTCTTGAGGATAAGAATGATGAGCATGTAGAGGGTGGCACTGATAGAGTATCCAAGTGTGATAAAGACACTCAACATTCTGAGTTAAAAAATGATACGTTTCTCACTGAGAATCTTGACCAAGCAATTGACTGTGGTTTGATGAAGGAAAATTCTGTGGTCTCATCTCTTCAAGTGGATGAGCCTAATTTATCAAATTATGAACCTGCAAACGCGACAGTGGTGGGCATGGATACTTTTGATACAGAGTTAGAAAGAACAGAAAAATCTGTAAAACATGATTCCGCAGCTGGTGAGGCGCCTATGATTAATGGTGAGGTGCCTATGATTGATTGTTCAAAATCATTGTCATCTGATATCAATGTTGCTTATTCCGGTGCTTGTATGGGGGAGGCTGGAACTAAAAGGTATCTTCCTCGAAAAAAAGTTTCAGCTGTCAGAGAGTTTCCTCCTTTCTGTGGACCTCATGCTCCCCGTCTTAGTATGGATTATTGTCTGAAGGGGATCTCTTCTTTGAATAACAATAGAGCGGATCAACAGGTTTTGGCTGTAGATGACAGTTTATTGAAAAAAGCGGCAACCACTGATGTTAAAGAAAACAACACCGCAGATGAATACCATAAGAGAAAGCTTGTGGACATTGTTCAAGTTGATTATGAAGGGAATGCTAATTTGCCATCAGAAAACAAAAGAGGAAAGTACATTGCGCTTCCTGAGGAAAGTAATCGCCAGATTTCAATGAAGACCAAGGCAGCTGATAAGGAGGAAAGTAGGGATGCTGTGATGGTTGAGGGAACGTCAAGGCTTGAAATTATAGTTCACCCTGAAGTCCAAAGTCTTGAGACAATGCCTTTGGATAAGTCTACTTCTCAGTGTAAGTTGAATGGAAATAGATTGGCAGTATCATCAGACAGGAAAGTAGTGCTAGGCTTGATAGCTACATCACAATGTCCATGGAGTTTTGATAGATCTTCCACCAAATCTAATTTGTTTGGTGGTACAAATGAAGACAAGGGAGCGAAAGCTGATTCTTTTGCGCGGCCAGACAAGTCTAAAACTGTTGTCAAGgcgttgaaaaagaaaaagggaagTTCCCCTACTAATGATAGGTGTCAATTGGTAATTTCAGAAAAGAAGGACTCTTTTGATCCTAATGAAATTGACGAAGACTGGCAAATTGTCCCAAAATCACATAGTTTGAATGTAAATGTTTTTCCTTTTGGTCATAACAGTTTGGTTGGTCATGAGAATGACTCAAATGTGACACGACAAAAAGTGAGGGAAACATTGCGCTTGTTTCAAGCTGTTTCTAGAAAGCTTTTGCATGAAGTAGAAGCAAAGTCAAACGAGCGAGCTAATACTCCTAAGAGGGTTGATTTACAAGCTGCAAAGATCCTTAAGGATAAAGGGAAATATGTCAACACTGGCGACAAGATATTGGGATCTGTCCCCGGGGTTGAAGTTGGTGATGAATTTAAATTCAGGGTGGAGCTTAATATAGTTGGCCTTCATCGCCAGATTCAAGGCGGTATAGATTATGTGAAGCACAATGGTAAGATACTTGCAACGGCTATTGTTGCATCCGGGGGCTATGCTGATGATCTGGATAATTCAGATGTTTTGACATATACAGGGCAGGGTGGAAATGTGATGAGCACTGATAAAGAAcctgaggatcagaagcttgAGCGGGGCAACCTTGCTCTGAAGAACAGTATTGAGGAAAAGAATCCTGTCAGGGTGATTCGTGGCTATGAATCATCGGAAGGAAGGACATATGTTTATGATGGGCTGTATCGAGTTGACTCATCTTGGCAGGAAATGGGGCCACATGGGAAGCTGGTTTACAGGTTTCGCCTGCTAAGAATCTCTGGTCAACCAGAGCTTGCTTTGAAGGAGGtgaaaaaatctaaaaaattcaaaacaagaGAAGGTCTATGTGTTGATGATATTTCTTATGGTAAAGAGCGAATTCCCGTATGTGCTGTGAACACCATAGATGATGAAAAACCCCCACCATTTACATATATAACTAGCATGATGTATCCCGATGGTTGCAATCTCGCTCCTCCTGAAGGATGTTACTGTACTAATGGGTGTTCTGACTCGGAGAAATGTCCATGTGTAGTAAAAAATGGGGGAGAGATCCCATTCAATCATGATGAGGCTATTGTAGAAGCGAAGCCTCTGGTCTATGAGTGTGGACCTTGCTGCAAGTGCCCTTCGACTTGTCATAACCGAGTCAGCCAACTTGGCATAAAGTTCCAACTTGAAATTTTTAAAACCCCCACAAGGGGATGGGGTGTAAGATCCCTAAATTCCATTCCTTCAGGAAGCTTTATTTGCGAATATATAGGAGAGGTTCTTGAAGATAAGGAAGCTGAACAAAGAACTGGTAATGATGAGTATCTTTTTGATATTGGGAATAACTACAACAACAATACACTCTGGGATGGACTTTCTACCCTTATGCCAGATTCACAGATAAGTTCTGCTGAACTTGTGAAAGATGGTGGCTTCACCATTGATGCATTAGAGTTTGCTAATGTGGGGAGATTCATCAACCACAGTTGCTCCCCGAATCTGTATGCCCAGAATGTTCTTTATGATCATCATGACAAGAGGATTCCTCACATAATGTTCTTTGCTGCTGAGAACATTCCTCCCTTGCAAGAGCTGGCGTATGATTATAATTATAAGATAGACCAGGTCTATGATTCCGATGGCAATATAAAAAAGAAGGATTGCTTTTGTGGTTCTTCAGAATGCAGTGGCAGGATGTACTGA